A stretch of Myceligenerans xiligouense DNA encodes these proteins:
- a CDS encoding mechanosensitive ion channel family protein, producing the protein MNDQPATVLDDAEGVNDQLAAAFVDGAEGFWTWFADKPLNILVILLVTVVALIMTRRVITHLTERIATGVTREQERAAKAAAAEVVGNARRRRRRMRISPQALSDVLAQGGNGRAVDRRAQRARTVGSVLNSTSNIVIGTFAVLSVASVLEIDLTGLIAGAGIVGVAIGFGAQSLVKDFLSGIFLLIEDQFGVGDFVDLGGGVTGTVEALGLRLTQVRNFDGTLWYVRNGEILRAGNSTQEWSRAVAPILVPVGSDTQVVRAALGRAVDRVQEDPETSPALLEAPSVRGVDNVDAFSLTFTLHAQVRPGEQWLIARALRVAAQEELLREGIVVHNLAGTRAEDASKAAPPVED; encoded by the coding sequence GTGAACGACCAACCTGCCACAGTCCTCGACGATGCCGAGGGCGTGAACGACCAACTCGCCGCGGCCTTCGTCGACGGTGCCGAGGGTTTCTGGACGTGGTTCGCGGACAAGCCGCTGAACATCCTCGTCATCCTGCTCGTCACCGTCGTCGCGCTGATCATGACGCGGCGGGTGATCACGCATCTCACCGAACGCATCGCCACGGGCGTGACCCGCGAGCAGGAGCGCGCGGCGAAGGCCGCCGCGGCCGAGGTCGTCGGGAACGCCCGCCGGCGGCGCCGCCGGATGCGGATCAGCCCGCAGGCCCTGAGCGACGTCCTCGCGCAGGGCGGCAACGGGCGGGCGGTGGACCGCCGGGCCCAGCGCGCCCGCACCGTGGGCTCGGTCCTCAACTCCACGTCCAACATCGTCATCGGGACGTTCGCCGTGCTGTCGGTCGCCAGCGTGCTGGAGATCGACCTCACCGGGCTGATCGCCGGCGCCGGCATCGTCGGCGTCGCCATCGGCTTCGGCGCCCAGAGCCTCGTCAAGGACTTCCTCAGCGGGATCTTCCTGCTCATCGAGGACCAGTTCGGCGTGGGCGACTTCGTCGACCTGGGCGGCGGCGTGACCGGCACCGTCGAGGCGCTGGGCCTGCGCCTGACCCAGGTGCGCAACTTCGACGGCACGCTCTGGTACGTGCGCAACGGCGAGATCCTGCGGGCGGGCAACAGCACGCAGGAGTGGAGTCGCGCCGTGGCGCCCATCCTGGTGCCCGTCGGGAGCGACACCCAGGTGGTGCGGGCCGCGCTGGGCCGGGCGGTCGACCGGGTCCAGGAGGACCCGGAGACGTCACCGGCCCTGCTGGAGGCGCCGTCCGTGCGCGGCGTCGACAACGTGGACGCCTTCTCGCTCACCTTCACCCTGCACGCGCAGGTCCGGCCCGGCGAGCAGTGGCTGATCGCCCGTGCGCTGCGCGTCGCCGCCCAGGA